One genomic region from Pseudorca crassidens isolate mPseCra1 chromosome 11, mPseCra1.hap1, whole genome shotgun sequence encodes:
- the LOC137202734 gene encoding large ribosomal subunit protein eL42-like produces MVNVPKTSRTFCKKCGKHQPHKVTQYKKGKDSLYAQGKRRYDRKQSGYGGQTKPIFRKKAKTTKKIVLRLECVEPNCRSKRTLAIKRCKHFELGGDEKRKGQVIQF; encoded by the coding sequence ATGGTGAACGTTCCTAAAACCTCCCGGACTTTCTGTAAGAAGTGTGGCAAGCACCAACCCCACAAAGTGACACAGTACAAGAAGGGCAAGGATTCTCTGTATGCCCAGGGAAAGCGGCGTTATGACAGGAAGCAGAGTGGCTATGGTGGGCAGACTAAGCCGATTTTCCGGAAAAAGGCTAAAACTACAAAGAAGATTGTGCTGAGGCTTGAATGTGTTGAGCCCAACTGCAGATCTAAGAGAACGCTGGCTATTAAGAGATGCAAGCATTTTGAGCTGGGAGGAGATGAGAAGAGAAAGGGCCAAGTGATCCAGTTCTGA